A single window of Gadus chalcogrammus isolate NIFS_2021 unplaced genomic scaffold, NIFS_Gcha_1.0 GACHA068, whole genome shotgun sequence DNA harbors:
- the LOC130378146 gene encoding uncharacterized protein LOC130378146 yields MSNIGNEFGQVLNSVLTAGEGAGLEELCQGVVTRYRNAGQPEPEAIYVDRDCCSQSGVSAVAKLFRPWRSAVRLDSFHFMRRFNCGLTTEHHPLYGTFCAKLSACIFLWDQEDVQRLKEAKRAEWKSSHSGHTPTDDQLMATISSAEMKRHCRRRTRGVEEMRSSISGLLESVWELTDTTGLRLVSHDSMRHVWEVQQKHLECLQDPAGVALYTKVGTLQKGGKELDILRCGRGSSSLESFHRHQCAFIPGWRCNAVHMQMYMLEGISRWNMGRAKEAVDVEGASTLRSFDVRLMSHLNNLSQRVHGCALVPEFTLPGKPTGERIAVEYLLEQTNRGDLLAPSQASISEIPLPVLEEEEEEEEEDDAISMPAISVPAISVPAISLPAISMPAISMPASVTETSQCDSRGVPGWDAVDALAAYLLGLNRTITALSAKEEADIVRLYAALHAMDRKPSRYTQKAKKKSHASGGPWRAPRKPSGSAPGQQAAERLYMTHGQAAQDPEVHRVCECVCLRLLKEFEQSRNRPKDTKGKTMPIPQSIVSVYSHIKQLLEDSRVVCDDTDLVLVPVNNTTVSSWLLRRDKRKDRDMLLQGTVLPKQVHLAEEPLPALNTLPAAPVQHAHGAMTFEEPENHEGEAFPRQRTLAANKPPPSPPPQFPPQFGPLPPFPHLPPYPHFPFPYPHAPPLPHAPPFYISTPYPHAPPYAPPYPHAPPYAPPYPHAPPFHAPPLPQVPPPFPNSLSPDAPPSQPRARAWRLNKAAQEDEELASRGDPARKRLRKENYHYTCKGCGQAKNKVTGHTQLKGRWYCPASGMTLEEWRNSV; encoded by the exons ATGTCGAACATCGGCAACGAGTTTGGCCAGGTGTTGAACTCTGTGCTGACGGCGGGTGAAGGTGCAGGGTTAGAGGAGTTGTGCCAGGGCGTCGTCACCCGGTATAGGAATGCGGGCCAACCTGAACCTGAGGCCATCTATGTTGATCGGGACTGCTGCAGCCAGTCAG GTGTGTCTGCAGTGGCGAAACTCTTTCGCCCATGGAGGTCTGCAGTGCGCCTGGATAGCTTCCATTTTATGAGGCGCTTTAACTGCGGCCTCACAACCGAACACCACCCTCTCTATGGCACCTTTTGTGCCAAGCTTTCCGCCTGCATTTTTCTCTGGGACCAGGAGGATGTGCAACGCCTGAAGGAGGCCAAGAGAGCGGAGTGGAAGAGCAGCCACAGCGGACATACTCCCACTGACGACCAGCTCATGGCCACCATCAGCTCAGCTGAAATGAAGAGGCACTGCAGGAGGAGGACGCGTGGAGTGGAGGAGATGCGGAGCAGTATTTCAGGGCTCCTGGAATCTGTGTGGGAGCTCACAGACACCACAGGGCTGCGTCTGGTGAGCCATGACAGCATGCGCCACGTGTGGGAAGTTCAGCAGAAGCACCTGGAGTGCCTCCAAGACCCTGCAGGTGTTGCACTCTACACAAAGGTGGGGACACTCCAGAAGGGCGGCAAGGAGCTGGACATCCTTAGGTGTGGTAGGGGGTCCTCCTCCCTGGAGAGTTTCCACCGGCACCAGTGTGCTTTCATTCCAG GCTGGCGGTGCAATGCGGTGCACATGCAAATGTACATGCTGGAGGGTATATCAAGGTGGAACATGGGCCGGGCCAAGGAGGCAGTAGATGTGGAGGGGGCCTCCACCCTAAGAAGCTTCGATGTTCGGTTGATGTCCCACCTTAACAACCTAAGCCAGCGTGTGCATGGTTGTGCTCTGGTGCCAGAGTTCACCCTTCCTGGGAAACCTACTG GCGAACGCATAGCCGTGGAATATTTATTGGAGCAGACCAATAGAGGCGACCTGCTGGCTCCATCACAGGCCTCCATCTCAGAAATCCCCTTgccggtgctggaggaggaggaggaggaggaggaggaggatgatgccATCAGCATGCCTGCCATCAGCGTGCCTGCCATCAGCGTGCCTGCCATCAGCTTGCCTGCCATCAGCATGCCTGCCATCAGCATGCCTGCCTCTGTCACAGAG ACCAGCCAATGTGATTCGAGGGGCGTTCCGGGGTGGGACGCAGTAGATGCCCTTGCTGCCTACCTACTCGGATTAAACCGCACCATCACGGCCTTGTCAGCCAAGGAGGAGGCGGACATAGTTCGCCTGTACGCAGCTTTACATGCGATGGATCGGAAACCTTCAAG GTACACCCAGAAGGCAAAGAAGAAGTCGCATGCGTCAGGAGGACCATGGAGAGCGCCGAGGAAGCCGAGTGGCTCTGCTCCTGGACAGCAGGCGGCAGAGAG GCTGTACATGACTCATGGCCAAGCAGCCCAGGACCCCGAAGTTCACagggtctgtgagtgtgtctgcctcAGACTCTTAAAAGAGTTTGAGCAGTCACGCAACAGGCCAAAGGACACAAAGGGGAAAACAATGCCCATCCCTCAGTCCATCGTAAGCGTGTACAGCCACATCAAACAGCTGCTTGAGGACAGCAGGGTTGTCTGTGATGACACAGACCTGGTTCTGGTGCCAGTAAACAACACCACAGTCTCTTCATG GCTGCTTAGGAGGGATAAAAGGAAGGACAGGGACATGCTGCTGCAAGGCACTGTACTGCCCAAACAGGTGCACCTGGCAGAGGAGCCTCTCCCTGCTCTGAACACCCTTCCGGCTGCCCCTGTGCAACATGcacatggggcaatgacattTGAGGAGCCTGAAAATCACGAGGGGGAAGCTTTCCCCCGCCAGCGCACTCTAGCGGCGAACAAGCCTCCGCCATCTCCACCTCCCCAGTTCCCTCCACAATTTGGGCCACTTCCTCCATTTCCTCATCTTCCCCCATATCCGCACTTTCCATTTCCATATCCTCAtgcacctccacttcctcatgctcctccattttacatttctactccatatcctcatgctcctccatatGCTCCTCCAtatcctcatgctcctccatatGCTCCTCCAtatcctcatgctcctccatttcatgctcctccacttcctcaagTTCCTCCACCGTTTCCTAATTCCCTATCTCCTGATGCTCCTCCATCCCAGCCAAGGGCACGCGCCTGGAGGCTCAATAAAGCTgcccaggaggatgaggagcttGCGTCAAGGGGGGATCCGGCACGGAAGAGGCTGAGAAAAGAGAACTACCACTATACCTGCAAGGGGTGCGGCCAGGCCAAAAATAAAGTCACTGGACACACCCAGCTGAAGGGGCGGTGGTATTGTCCTGCCTCAGGAATGACCCTGGAAGAGTGGAGGAATAGTGTGTAg